A window from Oreochromis aureus strain Israel breed Guangdong linkage group 16, ZZ_aureus, whole genome shotgun sequence encodes these proteins:
- the LOC120433515 gene encoding olfactory receptor 13C2-like produces the protein MDEELNVTYLTLDWYTEINKYRYVFFFIMFTLYILIICTNSTILYLIWIHKNLHEPMYIFIAALLLNSVLYSTTVYPKLLTDFLSEKQVTTYSACLFQFFMFYTLGCSEFLLLAAMAYDRYVAICKPLQYQTIMRKTTVSIFLIIAWLVPACHIAVQAIASAEAKLCDSNIKGIFCNNAVYTLQCQRSRLITIFGVVALVDLSILPMLFIVFTYTKIFIVSHRSCKEIRKKAAETCLPHMLVLIGYSIFFVYDVSIARVKSDFPKPTRIIMTLQIMLYHPLFNPLIYGLKMKEISKHLKKLLSQAKIFPCIKT, from the coding sequence ATGGATGAAGAGTTAAATGTTACATATCTAACTCTGGACTGGTACACAGAAATTAACAAATAcagatatgttttctttttcattatgtttacattatatattcTAATAATCTGCACTAATTCTACTATTCTGTATCTCATCTGGATTCATAAAAACCTCCATGAGCCTATGTACATTTTCATTGCAGCTTTGCTACTGAACTCTGTTCTTTACAGCACAACTGTTTACCCAAAACTTCTGACTgactttttatctgaaaaaCAAGTCACAACATATTCAGCCTgtctctttcagttttttatgttttacactCTAGGTTGTTCAGAGTTTCTTCTGTTGGCAGCCATGGCCTATGACAGATATGTGGCTATATGTAAACCTCTGCAATATCAAACTATCATGAGAAAAACTACTGTGAGTATTTTCCTTATCATAGCTTGGCTTGTACCTGCTTGTCATATTGCTGTTCAAGCAATAGCGAGTGCTGAAGCTAAACTGTGTGACTCTAATATAAAaggaatattttgtaataatgcaGTTTACACTCTTCAGTGTCAAAGATCAAGATTAATTACCATCTTTGGTGTGGTTGCTTTGGTAGATCTCTCAATACTTCCTATGCTCTTTATAGTTttcacatacacaaaaatatttatAGTTTCTCATCGAAGTTGTAAAGAAATTAGGAAGAAAGCTGCAGAGACTTGTTTACCTCATATGTTAGTGTTAATTGGTTACtctattttttttgtgtatgaTGTAAGCATAGCACGTGTGAAATCAGATTTTCCAAAACCCACACGCATAATAATGACTTTACAAATAATGCTCTATCATCCTTTATTTAATCCACTTATATATGGGCTAAAAATGAAGGAAATTTCTAAACACCTAAAAAAGCTGCTTTCTCAGGCCAAAATCTTTCCTTGTATTAAAACTTAA